Proteins encoded in a region of the Anoxybacillus amylolyticus genome:
- a CDS encoding chemotaxis protein CheA → MDMSQYLEIFIDESKEHLQTINEQLLELEKSPDDLSIVNEIFRSAHTLKGMSATMGFEDLANLTHQMENVLDGIRNHKIVVTPELLDVVFRAVDDLEAMVNSIASGGDGKRDVREVVQQLKQIEKGDIPPAKTEQHSTMSTLTQTYGEFEYNVLQHSKEQGFYTYEIHVKLRADCLLKAARVFMVFDALNQVGEVIKANPSVELLEEEKFDQEFVVTVVSKESAEKLHGLVSKVSEVEEVKVTVIDVDKLRPNELVPSQPVLSETEAAVTAEKEEQKEEKAAEQKEEKEQHKAVTNKTIRVNIERLDILMNLFEELVIDRGRLEQISRELNHPELHETVERMSRISSDLQNIILNMRMVPVETVFNRFPRMVRQLARDLGKKINLEIIGAETELDRTVIDEIGDPLVHLLRNAIDHGIEMPDVRRAKGKPEEGTVKLKAYHSGNHVFIEIEDDGAGINREKVLQKAINKGIISKQNAANLTDKQVYELIFASGFSTADKISDISGRGVGLDVVKSTIESLGGSVTIDSQEGIGSIFSIQLPLTLSIISVMLVEIQQEKYAVPLSSIIETAIIKREDILHAHHQKVIDFRGKVVPLLFLKEVFDVPVVKEDNDFFSVVIVRKGEKMAGLVVDSFIGQQEVVLKSLGNYLTSVFAISGATILGDGQVALIIDCNALIK, encoded by the coding sequence ATGGATATGAGCCAATATTTAGAAATTTTTATTGACGAGAGCAAGGAACATTTACAAACGATTAACGAACAGCTATTAGAATTAGAAAAAAGCCCGGATGATCTTTCCATTGTCAATGAAATTTTCCGCTCGGCACACACATTAAAAGGAATGTCAGCAACAATGGGATTTGAAGACTTAGCGAACTTAACCCATCAAATGGAAAACGTGCTTGACGGCATTCGCAACCATAAAATTGTCGTTACACCAGAGTTGCTGGATGTTGTGTTTCGGGCAGTCGATGATTTAGAAGCAATGGTAAACTCTATTGCTAGCGGTGGCGACGGCAAACGGGACGTCCGCGAAGTCGTTCAGCAATTGAAACAAATTGAAAAAGGCGACATTCCACCTGCGAAAACGGAACAACATTCTACTATGTCGACGCTTACGCAAACGTACGGGGAATTCGAATACAACGTGTTGCAACATTCAAAAGAGCAAGGATTTTATACGTATGAAATTCACGTCAAATTGCGGGCAGACTGTTTATTGAAAGCCGCTCGTGTGTTTATGGTTTTTGACGCATTAAATCAAGTGGGCGAAGTGATTAAAGCGAATCCGTCGGTTGAATTATTAGAAGAAGAAAAATTCGACCAAGAATTTGTAGTGACCGTTGTGTCGAAAGAATCTGCAGAGAAATTACATGGGCTAGTTAGTAAAGTGTCGGAAGTAGAAGAAGTAAAAGTGACTGTTATCGATGTCGATAAGTTGCGTCCGAACGAACTAGTACCGTCGCAACCGGTGCTATCAGAAACAGAAGCAGCGGTGACGGCTGAAAAAGAAGAACAAAAAGAAGAGAAAGCAGCGGAACAAAAGGAAGAAAAAGAGCAGCATAAAGCAGTGACAAATAAAACGATTCGCGTCAACATTGAACGGCTCGATATTTTAATGAACTTGTTTGAAGAGCTTGTTATTGACCGCGGACGGCTCGAACAAATTTCCCGTGAGTTGAACCACCCGGAGTTACACGAAACGGTGGAGCGAATGTCTCGCATTTCAAGCGATTTGCAAAACATTATTTTAAATATGCGCATGGTTCCGGTTGAAACGGTCTTTAACCGCTTTCCACGCATGGTGCGCCAGCTTGCTCGCGATTTAGGAAAGAAAATTAACTTGGAAATTATCGGGGCAGAGACGGAACTAGATCGCACCGTTATCGACGAAATTGGCGACCCGCTTGTGCATTTGCTCCGCAATGCGATTGACCACGGCATTGAAATGCCAGACGTGCGGCGGGCGAAAGGAAAACCAGAAGAAGGAACGGTCAAATTAAAAGCATATCATAGCGGCAACCATGTGTTTATTGAAATCGAAGATGATGGGGCCGGCATTAACCGCGAGAAAGTATTACAAAAAGCAATCAACAAAGGCATTATTTCCAAACAGAATGCCGCTAATTTAACCGACAAACAAGTGTACGAATTAATTTTTGCGTCTGGCTTTTCGACAGCGGATAAAATTTCGGACATTTCGGGTCGTGGTGTTGGTCTTGATGTCGTAAAAAGTACGATTGAATCGCTGGGTGGTTCGGTAACGATTGATTCACAAGAAGGAATAGGCTCGATCTTTTCTATCCAATTACCGCTCACTTTGTCTATTATCTCGGTTATGTTAGTCGAAATTCAACAGGAAAAATATGCTGTTCCACTCTCGTCAATTATTGAAACAGCAATTATTAAAAGAGAAGACATTTTGCACGCTCATCACCAAAAAGTAATTGATTTCCGCGGCAAAGTCGTTCCGCTTCTTTTCTTAAAAGAAGTGTTCGATGTGCCAGTTGTTAAAGAAGATAATGACTTTTTCTCAGTCGTTATCGTGCGGAAAGGAGAAAAGATGGCAGGGCTTGTTGTTGACTCTTTTATTGGCCAACAAGAAGTCGTCTTAAAATCGCTCGGCAACTACTTAACGTCAGTTTTTGCGATTTCAGGCGCTACAATTTTAGGCGACGGTCAAGTGGCGTTAATTATCGACTGTAACGCATTAATTAAGTAG
- a CDS encoding chemotaxis protein CheW yields MINQESELKVIVFQLQDEEYAIPVQQVRSIEKVQHITRVPRTPKFVKGVINLRGVVTPIIDLRERFGIEALPFNEQTRIIIVALDEMEVGLIVDAANDVLDLPVKSIEPPPEVIEAVEADYIKGVAKIGKRLLILLHLEKVLEKNTPATV; encoded by the coding sequence GTGATTAACCAAGAAAGCGAATTAAAGGTGATTGTCTTTCAATTACAAGATGAAGAATATGCAATTCCTGTGCAGCAAGTTCGTTCGATTGAAAAAGTGCAACATATTACGCGTGTTCCGCGGACACCGAAATTTGTGAAGGGTGTCATTAATTTGCGTGGGGTAGTGACACCAATTATCGATTTGCGCGAACGATTTGGAATTGAAGCACTACCGTTTAACGAACAGACGCGCATCATTATCGTTGCGCTTGATGAGATGGAAGTAGGACTGATCGTCGATGCGGCGAATGATGTGCTCGATCTCCCAGTGAAAAGCATCGAGCCACCTCCAGAAGTAATTGAGGCAGTGGAAGCCGATTATATTAAGGGGGTAGCGAAAATCGGCAAACGATTATTAATTTTGCTGCATTTAGAGAAAGTATTAGAGAAGAATACTCCTGCTACAGTGTAA
- a CDS encoding chemotaxis protein CheC, giving the protein MVTIRDLNSDHIDILKEIGNIGAGNAATALSQLLNKKIEMNVPNVQIVSFDEMMELVGGAEQVVAAVFLRIEGEAPGSMFFVLSLPQAERFVKQMTGDALFSLASPQSSELGISALQELGNILAGSYLSALADFTKLTLYPSVPALTIDMIGAILQYGLLELSRVGDYAIVIDTAVHEEQQPEDSINGHFFLLPDPDSFVPIFRSLGVSYE; this is encoded by the coding sequence ATGGTAACTATTCGTGATTTGAACTCGGATCATATCGATATTTTAAAAGAAATTGGCAATATCGGTGCTGGGAATGCTGCCACGGCGCTTTCCCAGCTATTAAATAAAAAAATTGAAATGAATGTGCCAAACGTACAAATCGTTTCGTTTGATGAAATGATGGAATTAGTAGGCGGTGCTGAACAAGTCGTCGCGGCTGTATTTTTACGGATTGAAGGAGAAGCACCTGGAAGCATGTTTTTTGTCCTATCGTTGCCGCAAGCAGAGCGATTTGTGAAACAAATGACAGGGGATGCTCTGTTTTCTCTCGCTTCCCCTCAATCGTCAGAACTAGGAATATCTGCTTTGCAAGAATTAGGGAATATATTAGCAGGATCTTATCTTTCTGCTCTTGCTGATTTTACCAAATTAACCCTTTACCCATCTGTCCCGGCGTTAACGATCGATATGATTGGCGCGATTTTGCAATACGGTCTACTAGAATTGTCTCGTGTCGGAGACTATGCTATCGTGATTGATACGGCTGTCCACGAAGAACAACAGCCGGAAGATAGTATTAATGGTCACTTCTTTTTACTGCCTGATCCAGATTCATTCGTTCCCATTTTTCGTTCATTAGGTGTTTCATATGAATGA